A portion of the Tamandua tetradactyla isolate mTamTet1 chromosome 16, mTamTet1.pri, whole genome shotgun sequence genome contains these proteins:
- the ZNF575 gene encoding LOW QUALITY PROTEIN: zinc finger protein 575 (The sequence of the model RefSeq protein was modified relative to this genomic sequence to represent the inferred CDS: inserted 2 bases in 2 codons; deleted 1 base in 1 codon; substituted 3 bases at 3 genomic stop codons) has translation MPERGAESAAEGTDPSPTGXETVTKGAAPHQGPPQKPSQLAPGPTASAGAPLLSGHPLPQHPHRCPDCGKAFSYPXKLTMHRLTHGGAXPHQCPNCPKTFFYPSKLAAHRLMHSGTRPHPCPHCPKAFDHRSSWLPTSGPTCLTPYPCSDCSKCCYTCKLAAHHHTXHAVEARPXPCPNCPKSFSFPSRLAAHRLCHYPSTAPGSQATSLHPCSSCSQAFGQRRLLLLHQCSHHQTASQGEQE, from the exons ATGCCGGAGCGAGGCGCGGAGTCCGCGGCCGAGGGCACTGACCCTAGTCCCACTGGTTAGGAAACAGTGACCAAAGGAGCAG CTCCCCACCAGGGTCCTCCACAGAAGCCCAGCCAGTTGGCTCCAGGGCCCACCGCATCTGCAGGGGCACCTTTGCTCAGTGGGCACCCCCTGCCCCAGCACCCACACCGCTGCCCCGACTGTGGCAAGGCCTTCTCATACC CCAAGCTGACCATGCACCGGCTGACACATGGTGGCGCCTGACCCCACCAGTGCCCCAACTGCCCCAAAACCTTCTTTTACCCCTCCAAGCTGGCAGCCCATCGCCTCATGCACAGTGGCACCCGCCCACACCCGTGTCCACACTGCCCGAAGGCCTTTGACCACCGCTCAAGCTGGCTCCCCACCTCTGGACCCACGTGCCTGACTCCCTATCCGTGCTCAGACTGCTCCAAGTGCTGTTACACTTGCAAGCTGGCAGCCCACCACCACACGTAACACGCTGTGGAGGCCCGCC TACCTTGTCCAAACTGTCccaagtctttttcctttccttccaggcTGGCCGCCCATCGCCTGTGTCACTACCCCTCGACCGCGCCAGGCAGCCAAGCCACTTCCCTGCAT CCTTGCTCCAGTTGCAGCCAGGCCTTTGGCCAGAGACGCCTCTTGCTCCTTCACCAATGCAGCCACCACCAGACAGCCAGCCAGGGGGAGCAAGAGTGA